tttttttatttgtgtgacATTAACAGACCCATACGCAGAAAGCTGCCATCACAGAGAGCAGCTTGTCCAGTGTTTTCAAAGGAGACCCAGCTGCACTAACTACCCAGTTCCCACCAAAAGCAATCACAGAAAATTGGTGCCAGCCTTACAACAATAAACATTTTAGCTTCATTAAGATTTAATAATATTTCTGATCAGAACATCTGAGTGAAAGCAGGGTGCTGATGCAACCAGTCTGTGCACACTTGCGTCTAAACTCTGCACAAGTTTTAACATAAAATAGTCTCTggagttgttaaaaaaaacccacaccactGGGCAGCAACATAAGAAAGCCTTGGTACTGAGAAACAATAATGTTTAATAGGACAAGTTAATCTGCAcatataaaaaccaaaacacaaaatataacATGGAATTAAATGATGGTGTAAATGAAATTAACCtataaatatatgtacatatttgtgaatatatatatattttgtatatataaGGAAATGTTAATGCTAGTCAATAGATAATGCACACTCAGTAAACTACGGTAAAATGTGGATTCTTTTACAGACAGATTTATTGAGTGtatgtaagaaatgaaaaaacccccaaccttaAGATCATTCAATCAAAACATAAAgagtgcaagagaaaaaaaaatgctagcaCTTTCCACAGGAGCTGAGAATGTAAAACCAATGTAGTTGTGCAAGATGGAGAACAATAGTGTTTATTTGAAGATATTgtttcttgccattttattgGGAAGGAAGGCTGCATAAAAGGTCAGACAAGTACCATTGTCTCACACAATGCATGTCAGCAGAGATCTGAACAGCATGCTTTCAGGTAGGAAATATTGGGGGgttgaggaggggaaaaagactgtATCTGATATAGTAAAGAGAAACAGGTTACGTTCTCATGAAGAACAGTTTTGATTTGCCCAAAGCCATACAGGCTGCCTGTAGCTGAAATGGAGTGAGCACAAATACAGGCAAAGCTCTGGGTGCTGACACTTTTCAGCATCACACATATTGCCTGGaccttttcagttcttcttccagaagaactgaaaaacagcaggGTTAAAATCCTGGTGTCTTGTCTACACTCACTCTCTTGCCAATGTACTGGCCTCCTGAAAGAAGTCTAATGTTTATTGGAGCCCATTAGTTCTTTTAAAAGTCCTCTTCTTCTCCCTACCGTCTCCTTCATTTTTCCCTTATTTCAGAGAGTTGTCCATGATCTCTTTCAAGCAGGGGTCTTCCTTTAGAAAATCTTCAGAGAATCTGGGGTTATGGACTTTGTTGTCTCTTCTGCTGAAGTAAGTGCATTGGTGAGAGGCTGTGAAACTCTTTGGTCTGACCCGTTGTCGCAGTGGTCGTCCATCCTTCTGCCGCTCTGGTTGCTTAGTATCTCTTCTGCATCCTAAAGCCCTCAGGCTCCCGTGATATTTCGTACTACAGAGAATTtggacaagaaaagaaaagaaaaaaataaagagtagCTCTGGGTCAGAAAGCTCCTTTCTCAGAATAGTTCAGCATGTAGCACACTGCACATGATAGGCCTCTCTCTGACACATCAGCCCTCAAGGAAAACCAAACAGGCAGATTTTCATCAGTGAAAAGTTGACATCTTTGGAAAGTAAGAAATGCCAAAATCCATGTGAATCTGATCAATCAACTAACTAAatagatgtttttcttctcttaattggcagctttttaaaagcagggtttttttttaaacttcaggtTTCTGCGTTGCTTCTATAACGGTTTAGGCCTCAATTCTGCAAAACACTTAAATGTATTACaattaaacagattttcttcactAAACAGGGGTGGTTTCTTGCACCACAGAGGTGGAgctaaaatgctatttaaacgAGATTTGAATGGACAGTATGCTTCCTAGTTACTCGATGCGTGCAGAACCCAGCAAATCAATCATATCACAGTGTAGCACTTCTCAAGCCTCTGCTCCCTCCGCAGCTCCCTTGCAGAGTTCAAGGATAAAACAGGCAGTTTTTTCAGGACACACCTTCCAGGTAATGACACGCCTCTGCTGAACAGGCTCCCCTGGGCTGTATCAATGCAAAAGCTCTGCTAGCTTCTTCGTGGCACTTTACACTTACCCCTTTGCAATGCTGCAGCAACTGCAGAGGCTCTTGCTGTGAACTAGGCAGCGGCAGAGCGGGTGGGAGGACACCGACCCTCGGGGCAGCTGTGCCAGCTTAAGCTGACTGTGAATCTTGCATCAGGCTGCAACTGGGAAGTGCCACTGCGGCACCTATTGACACTACAACTGGCTCAAAAGAAGTACAGGCTGTGACAGCCTGTGATGCTTGCATGCACGCCTGTGCTGAAGGTTGTGTTCGGTCAATGCAGACAAATGTCCTACGACACAGAAGACCACTGGGCAGCCAAACTATTGCTTTGACCCTTGCTTTTCACATATCCCTCCTGTGACTCAAGGATGACTACTGGGGCTTTAAAAGGTCTTCATAAGATGAGTGCTGATCCCTGTATTAAGGGAAATTTTTTCAGCTGTAGCTACAGTTCTTTGGTTGCCTTTATACCATTTTGGCCTTCTAGATCAAGGGAGGATGGACAGAATGGAGTTTAGGTTCCAACAATGTCTGTAGCCCACAACACTACAGTTCAGGAACACAATTCCCGTAGGCCTGTGTGAACACTTACCAAATCAACATAATCCCTCTCTGGAAAACGACCTCTATTTGCGGAACACATCTCATATGGGTTGTTTGGCTGATATCCTGGGTTCGCATGGCCAGAAGAGGTCTGGACTCTGGGGAACATCGTGGTCTGTCTGTCATCAGAGGTATTTGGGCTTGAATATCTTGACTTCATCAGGCTCTTCTTCTCTGGATCTTGGTTGTGTTTGGCTCTtcagaggaaatggaagaacaaaGGACGTCTTAAAAGACATTCTAGTGTGCCTTACTTATTGGGTAAGTCCAACTTATTGAGTTGTCCACTCCCACCTTATTTTGAATGCTCAGCCCTGTTCTGAAACATGCAACAGATTTTTCTAGCATACCTATTGCAAAACCCTTGTTATCAATGATAGGGTACAAAGTTTGGCATCTCTTATCACATATGGGGCTAAGCTGCTAGGAGAGACAGAGGGGGACTTTGGCCTCTTTCAACTAGTTCCTAGAGTGAAGGAGTTTCCTTAACCACCACTAGCTCTAACTGACtgttcagaggaagaaatgaggCATTCATTAGGCCCAGTTAAGAAAAGTTGCCCTCGTGCCTGCAGCCAAAGCTGGACACTCAAATGATGCATTTGAATTGTCTGTGATCAGAAGTCCATACATTGCACACACACTCAGCACCAGCTTGTGCACCTGCTGGCAAGCTATGCCTGCTTGTAGGCAGTCTTGTAGGCATCTTTACCTGGGCAGCACTgagagcaaaggcagaggaTCTGCTTGAGTGTTTCTATATTTTTTGTGTGGCGAGAAGTGAGCAGGTGCAACTGCAATTGGGAATTTGCCAGTACACCAGGAATAGCAAGCTTTAAAGGGATGCTTGGCTGGAAATGCCACTTGTATTGAGCTGAAAGGGCCATGTCAGGCCTTGAGCTGAAGTGCTAGCCAGAAAACTGCAGGGGGTCTGAATGTGGGCCACACAGTCTTCTGATATCAGCATCCTTCTTCAGGATGCTCTCATCCAGATGCCATATCAGCACTGGCTAGGGCAGGATTAGGATTAATGGGTCAGGTGTGTATTTTGAAGACTTGGCTGAAGCTTTCATAGTTGAAttcacagcaagagaaaaaatacttctgggAAGAGCacacagacaaaaccaaattCTAGTGGCTACATGACTTAAATGAACTTGTCTGCCCAACTAGGCATGCAACCACATTCGCAGCCCTGCCCCTCTCTAATTTTCTGCTTAGTTCTCTAAAAACATGCAGCAATGCAGCTTCTATTCAATTGTAAGAAATACTCTTACCTTACTGAAACAATAGAGACTGCTATCACTAAACTCAGGATAATGGCTCCAAACACTGTACCCACTATTATAAGGATGAGTTCACtatctggaaaaacaaacaaacaaacaagaaacatcAGTTGAAAACTCATGGTAAACATTGAAAACCAAGTCCCGTCCCTGTCCTCTtactaagaaagaaagaaagaaagaaggaaggaaggaaggaaggaaggaaagaaagaaagaaagaaaggaaggaaggaagaaagaaagaaagaaagaaagaaagaaagaaagaaagaaagaattatgaAAGAAGATGTTATTCATTTCCATGCTCCTGGTGCTGTCTCAGTACAACTGTCTGTGGACACAGAAAGATGTAAATTAAGGAACAGATCTGCATTAAAGACCGTCTCTTCTGGATGGCTATTTTGATCCCAGCTCAGGTTCCTAATCCCATGCACTGAATGGCTTCACATATAGTTATAGCTGAGGGACAGGAACAACTGGGAGGGTGTAGGGGTTGCTTAAGCTAGTATTGCTGCTAAAATACATAGTTAGGTGTCAAATGGGCTCTTCCCATGCCCTAGGCACATAAGGCATGCTGATTTGAGGTGTCTATTATGTGGCACTATGAACACTGCATAAATATCCCGTATCTGAATAAATGTTTggcaaagaaaattcattttcactggTCTTGCTGCAGAACCAGCATGACTAAGGGAGGAAGACATGGATTCTGTATATCTTCCTTCAACTGTGAATGGAATTGCTACTAAAACCTAGTCTTAGCTCTGCGTAGCCGTcgtaaggaaaaaaaaaaggagaattgtGTCCTGCAGGACATAATTTCAAGATAAGGGTGTGAAGAGTAAGACAGTCTCTTGAGCTACCCAACCTCACTGGTGGTACCTACTTGAAGATCCCAGTCTGGATTTATGAGTTTGCCATTTAATACACTGAATGCCTGTACTGGAGATGAGATACACAACATGAAACCACCAACTGTGCCATTACCAGCAGAACAATCCAGCACATTTAATCATAGGAGCATACATCAAGACAACAGGGAATATGATTTCTCAAAAGAACTTTATGCCAAACACATGTAAAGTATCCTTGGTTATTGCTCAGCAAACTTTTTACATCAGTACCTACCAAGTGCCATATGGAGAAGATGAGGCTATTAATGGAGTTTATTATTAGCAGGTCCCAAATTCGTGTTTAAATTCACAATGTGTTGACTTTGTGCCAatttagcattttcatttgctttatgaAAAAGGCCTTAAAATTCCCAAAACTTTCTCCAGAAAAATATGTCCCATGTGATGAAAAATATCCTTCCTGACAAACATTTACACCTGGCAAGATTCACTGTGCTGCACTACAACTACCATTAGCCAATCTCCAAAACTTTTaggcaaaaccagaagaaaaccCTTGAAGATCTCATAGCTGCAGACACAGGTATGTTAAATATGTATAAGTTTAAGAATGCAGCAGTGTGAGACTCCAAAGGGCCACATGAGGATATACATTTTGCTCAAATAAAGCCAAAGGAGTTGTGAGAAGTGAAGAGCCGtaactgtttgtttttcaacCTGCCTTTGCATTAGATGTTCTGAGTTTAGGCACATGCGAACACTAGAAGGCATGAAGAATGTCTTCTCCTAATCTATATGATGGTGGAAACTGGAGAACGTGCAGCAACAGCTGCAAAACTGactcagaaaagggaaaaagctttGGAAGGCCTGGTTAGCTTGTCCGGATGATTACAATTATGTGATAACACAGTTGGCACCATCATCTCTTCACTGGTATAGAGTACTAGACACTATGCAGTGCTTGCAAGGTAAAGCACAAACAAGAACCAGTGGTTGgatattaaaacagaaacatttcaaatgagAGTAACCCACTGATGTTTTAATAGAGGGAGTGATTAATTACAGGAGGAACTAACTCATTAGCGGTGCTGAGTTCAGCATTGCATGTCTTTAGATGAGGACTAAACGCTTTTCTGTTAAATAACCTGGTTTTTTGACTAAAAACTAACAGGCTTAATGCAGAGGTCATTAGAGGAAATGCCACTGTCTGTCTGAACAAGAGTTTCAAGAAGGATTTTTCCTTCCAGGTAACAGTGGaatttcactcatttttttctaacattttcctGCTATCTGTACAGGATGATGGCACCCCTAAAGGCTGCTACTTGTTAGTTTTGTTATCTCAGGCAGATTAAACATTACCAGATATTTTTCCATGCTAtaattaaaaaccagaaattctTGTACTTACTGTTCTTGCAGTTCTCCCCAGAGTAGCCCACTGGACAACTacatgagagaaaaaagaaaaaaggggaaagaaagaaaagaaagataatgtCTTTAAGCAGATGATCACAAAACAATAGTATATTTCCACCTTTTATCAGCAATTTCTCCACAAGGTGTGTTCATTACAGGTTTCCTCTTTCATGCTAACTTAATATTGAATTCTTTAGTTTCATTGTTAGAGTAAAACAGTCTGAGATTTTCAGAATGGTTGGTGAGCTGGGCACTCAAAGTTTCAGGTTCTCAGcctgaaaaatgttaaaagggACTAATTTCTCCAAAGAACTAAGCCCTATAGCTCTGAGCCACTTGGAGTTGCTACCCACTGTCTTTATCAAAAGCCTCAATGTAAGGTCTATAAGGACTGGCAGCTCTTTATCTTCCTCCCATACTAGTTTCTTACACTTAAAGTATATCGACTTTATGGTAAGAAGTGTTCACTGTGTAGCAGTGAACTACAAAATAGCATAACTACAAAACGAGCTGAATTAATGGATATGGGGAGTAAGGTCCCTCTGCTTATCCACGGGAGCAGAGCACAACCAGTCACTTAGCTTCACCAGCAAACACCACTGCTCTGTTCTGATCCTGAGCTGAcagaaaaacccacacagaGAAAACCAAGACAAAATAACATAGGTCTGAAAGTTATCAGGAAACAGAGTGCCCACTGATATCAGTGGAAACTTTCGAGGGATTTGAGGCAAGTCTTGCTCTAATGCCTGTTGCTTACTAAATGCTTCAGCACACCAGTTCCCATGGCTCGATTACTCTGAAGGAATAGTTTATGTTTATGTGGGCAACCCACAAAATAAGTGTGAAGTAGTTTATCCTCTTCACTGACTCACAGATGACCTTGGATCTCCTTGCCTTTCCTCTGAGGTATTATGAGTGCACACCAACGGCTAGTGCCAAGCAGTTAAAATGCCATAACTTGTGACACCATGGGAATTTGTCCACCTGCTAACCACCTTAGGCACTTCTCTGATTCACACAGCTGCAGCCTGTTCTTCTAGACTGAGGGTGACCCTGTGTTAGATGTTCTTCTCCCCTATCTTTGCCCAGAACACAGGAACACAAGAAAAAGCTGAGTACTCACGATACACATTTGccattcttgtttttaaagttagGCATGCATTTGCATGTTGGAGccccattttcttttgcacagtACTTGTTCTCTTCTGCAGAACAGTCTTTACTGcaatctgtattttcagagggaaaaaatacagagtgaATTGAAGAGAGCCCCCAAAAAATCAACATTGGAGAAAATCCACAcgctcccttttttttttattgcactgTAAACACACACAACTTTGTTGTGCTTCAGAGCATCAGAATCGTTTTTTTAGGGCTATACCAATAtagaacagaaactgaaatacaaaatcacAAAATTAGAAGTGAACAGTCTTTGTTTAAAACCATCCAGCTCCATCAGAATGGAAATCTAGCTAGGCTGCATCTTACATAGGCAAGCAATGACCTGCAGTTTGATCTCACAGTAGATGATTTGTATTGCAACTTATCTAAAACTGGATCAGATTTAGACAGGTTAGGGGCCACAAAGGCCTACACTGGATCACATCTCACTGGCCTTTATTGTAGTCAGCTTTTGTGAGTGCTTGCaatatttgttgtttttcttaaaatctcgTATcttagactttttttctgtagtgcaaaaattttagttttcataagaagaaaataaggtaCATCTCAGGGCTGTGGAGGATAgctaaaaatataaacagagtACTCATTAAAAGATTCAAAACcagcaagcaaataaaacccCAACAACTAACAGTTCCTAAAAATCACATAAATCATTCTTCCAACAAAACCTGTCTAAACACAGCTAATGTAATCCTAGAACTACCAACAAGGGACAGAGCTTTAACAGATAGTTGTAGTGTGTCATGAGACTTCCAGTTCTGTCAGTGTCCTCATAGCTGCCTCCAGGTAGCATGTAGAATTTATTCCCAAAATGTGTTCTAGCAGAGAAGGCTGTGAATATAGGATTCAATTTGTTCCATCCTTTACCTATTTAGGTTTCAATTCTTACCAAGAGTTTAACAACGCATTTAAAGAGTGGCCCACTCACTGGTTTCAGTGATAATTTTCTCAGGCTTTAGTATTTTATTCTACTGGAATAGAATTATGGCTATGTTTAAAGTGAAATGTGAGAATGTGTTTCTATGGCTTTCTTAGTAAGACACACATTCCCTGATTTTTAGAGGTCAGCACATTTGCGGAGTGCCCTTTTCAAAAAGGGACTGAGACAGGGAATAACCAGGTCAGCCTTTCAGGGATAGATAAAGTAGCAAGGTTCTTACCTGAACAAGAACGATCATCCCATTCTGTCTTTACGAAATTACTTTTGCATATGCATTttggaaacacattttcttcGCAGTATGTGGTTTGAGCATCACAATTAAAAACAGCACAATAGCTTGTagctttaaaagagaaacagtcaGGAAGCAAACCTGAGTACTAATAATAtcatttcagagaaagcagTGCACTTGCTCAGTAAATCATAAACCAATTATTtaacaattctgaaaaaaacttgTAAGTCCTTTTTTTGAGACATCAATACTGCAGGCATTTGGACGagccctttcttttcccttgctcttTACCAGTTAAGATCATGTTTCCATCACATCTTATGACCTTTTGTTTCTCAGCCTCCTACAACTGCCTCCAAACCTTCCTGCCCCCCAGTCCATGAAGAGGGAAATTCTACCCAGAAGTTCATATTCTGAACACTGACTTTCTGActcaccttaaaaaaaactaTAGAAAAACCCTAGCACTATTGCCTTAGTTTTTTCTACAACTGAACTGTGAGGCCCAGGTCCTATACAGTTCTACatagatataaatatttatgtgcatGCAGCTCATTTCATGAGCAAAGTTAGTATGCTGTTTGCCCAGCATATTGCTCTTTAGATCCATGTCCCAGTGGTGGGAATGGTTTACAAACCTCAGTGGGTGGCATGCAGTGGAGGGATGTGATTGCACTGGTGCTTCATgagctttcaggttttttctaTTTCCCCCTCACGTTTAGGACCAGCACACAGGAAATGTCATGATTGAGGTGGATACAGTCACCTTCAGAGACCAAACTCAGGCTATAAGCCATGAAATGGACTCCTTTAATTATTAGCTACGCCTTTTGCGAAAGCTGATTTCAAAATAGGAgcatattggaaaaaaaaaagagaaaaaaatccgtattttatttagaaaatcatTCTCCAAGTATTACACTTTTAGTAACACAAGACTTTACTGATTTAGACCAATGAATCACTTAGCTCAGCAGCTAATCAGTGAGGCCTCATTTCAATTACCACAGCTTATTATGGAAGTAGTAGTCTAAAGAGAGTTTCATCCTATTTTACCAGTAAAATACTGGCTTGTTCTCAGAAGCACACTATATGTCTATATATACTTTGTCCTGATTTTTCCAGACACTTAACACTCAGCAGGTTAAAATCAACATGCTGTTGCTTACTTGGGAAtaagtattttccttctcttctttacAGAGGAAGTAGAAAGCCttaataagacaaaaaaagcccagcacTGAATTGTTGAGTCTTCAAAATTACCTGAGATTGAACATTCACCTCCTTAAAATCAACAAGGCTTATGCTATGATGGGCTTTGCTGCACACAGAGATGTTCTAACCAGCTTTGAAGATAGGAACCTCTGTTTCTACTGATTAGTTACTTTCACAGTAAGGAATTACGTACCTCTGTACTGAGAGACATCGGGTGActtttttattgcattatttattGCAGAAGTGACTGTCTTATTGTCTACAGCTGAGTTCTCCATAAACAGGTTTGTCACTGTTACACTCGTTGAAAGAgaagctctgctttctcttagAGGTCTGAAAAGTACAGATagcatcattttaaaatttcatataaTCCATATGGATAGCAAGCTAGATGCAAAGACAAGAGAAGATTTCTGCCaaacctccctccctcccctagCTTCTTTCATCCCACAATGTAGGTAGTTGCTAAGACACCTGAAAATGAGTTCAAGTCTTGCTTAGGAATACATTAATGGCCATCCTTCCAGTAGATCCAGATGTAAATAGGTAGCTGGTAAGCAAAAGCTGTTGGATTTAATGCTAACAACATCACTCCTTTGTGTGCTGTTGGCATGCAACTGATATTTTTTTACTGGGTTAACCTCAAGCTGGCTGCAGTGTGGAGGACCTCATCTGTTAGACCCTAACTTTTACATGCTCGCATCAGCCTGTGGTGTCATCCAGGCATGACGTGGAGAACCCATGCTGAAGCGTGGTGAGGATAATTCAGGGTATGACCGCAATGAATTCAGAAGGGTCTGTTTGCAATGTAGAGGTATCTATGCTAACTGCATGCTAGCTGGGTTGGGTTCACCTGGACAGCAATCTCCCTGGGGTGAGGTGGAGAACAGCAGTGACTACCTTGTTCTTCAGCTGAACTTCGTGCTGCTGGGATATGCACACAAATACCTTTAAGTGGTAGATTGCTGTAGTGCCTTAAGATGTTACTGTGCCCCATGTGTTTGT
The window above is part of the Gymnogyps californianus isolate 813 chromosome 7, ASM1813914v2, whole genome shotgun sequence genome. Proteins encoded here:
- the MUC13 gene encoding mucin-13, which encodes MDVSDYTGITARESPKAGQGCLGLRLVSPTRVPHFPAQRKQCYNYYCHSYDGNPTNYRKRCYKYYCHSYNDKPNNYRKRCYKYYCHSYNNNPSNYSYDDNPTTTGNSCNPDPCGEKLAKCIALNSTFTCQCQYGFYYSNKDCHRGQIYPGVIILKGFYSNSVQSVNSMEYEEVFQKITTFFKDAFQGIAAFGQTVIVEIQPLRESRASLSTSVTVTNLFMENSAVDNKTVTSAINNAIKKSPDVSQYRATSYCAVFNCDAQTTYCEENVFPKCICKSNFVKTEWDDRSCSDCSKDCSAEENKYCAKENGAPTCKCMPNFKNKNGKCVSCPVGYSGENCKNNSELILIIVGTVFGAIILSLVIAVSIVSVRAKHNQDPEKKSLMKSRYSSPNTSDDRQTTMFPRVQTSSGHANPGYQPNNPYEMCSANRGRFPERDYVDLYEISREPEGFRMQKRY